From a single Collibacillus ludicampi genomic region:
- the mutS gene encoding DNA mismatch repair protein MutS: MARYTPMIEQYLSIKKQAADALLFFRLGDFYELFFDDAIIASRELEITLTGRDGGQNERIPMCGVPHHSSDSYIQRLVEKGYKVAICEQVEDPAAAKGIVRREIIRVVTPGTIMEGKNLSEKTNLFLAAVVSSGDLWGSAFCDLSTGEFYVAETDEASFYDDMLRLSPSEVIVYKQDIQAEPFKRLAAMISCVFTEVSIDMLAGLRPLEKLHKHYGVITLESFGLKEYPLAAEAAGVLLAYLESTQKRELPHIKPPQYLVTAETMTIDSFSRRNLELVESLREKSKTGSLLWLLDETVTAMGGRLLKRWIERPLAVKQGIEERLDAVEEWVQELLVREDIRALLDQVYDLERLIGRVAYGSANARDLLAIRSSLAVLPDVKNCLERSRSTLLLRLSARIPDLSSLVELIERAIVEEPPVSIREGGLIKEGFDARLDEYKIASRDGKRWIAELEQREREKTGIKSLKVGYNKVFGYYLEVSKANLSLVPPYFERKQTLANGERYITPELKEKEALILEAEEKMVDLEYQIFLSLRERVEQSLQSIQEAAEAIAEIDVIQSLATVAVKRRYVRPVITEGDRLLIEEGRHPVVEAMQNDEPFVPNDTLLDCDENQIALITGPNMAGKSTYMRQVALLVIMAQIGSFVPARRAEVGIVDRVFTRIGASDNLAGGQSTFMVEMVELANILHHATRRSLIILDEIGRGTSTFDGMSIAQAVIEYLHHSPKVGAKTMFATHYHELTKLAETYRGVRNYSTHVQEKDDTIVFLRKILPEPADRSYGIQVAKLAGLPREVLDRAQEILQVLQEEGAQSARETAAAKAGEAVFEDASLPSGETLIKETQNDASLPISVKRTVSDGDAIREAGSADREQEAVQLSLFSDSGRASEIVDELKRLNLMQMTPLDAMNTLFRLQKMAFEE; the protein is encoded by the coding sequence ATGGCTCGTTATACACCGATGATCGAACAATATCTTTCGATCAAGAAACAAGCGGCGGATGCATTACTGTTTTTTCGTTTGGGAGACTTTTATGAACTGTTTTTTGATGACGCGATCATCGCATCGCGCGAATTGGAAATCACGTTAACCGGACGGGATGGTGGACAGAATGAACGAATTCCCATGTGCGGCGTTCCCCACCACTCATCAGATTCCTATATACAGCGATTGGTTGAAAAAGGATACAAAGTAGCGATCTGTGAACAAGTGGAAGATCCTGCTGCCGCGAAAGGCATCGTACGCAGGGAAATCATTCGCGTGGTAACCCCGGGTACCATTATGGAAGGAAAAAACCTTTCGGAGAAAACCAACCTCTTTCTCGCGGCTGTCGTATCTTCTGGAGATCTGTGGGGGAGCGCCTTTTGCGATCTTTCCACAGGTGAATTTTATGTCGCGGAAACAGATGAAGCGAGTTTCTATGATGACATGCTTCGATTGTCTCCTTCAGAGGTTATCGTCTACAAGCAAGACATTCAGGCGGAACCGTTCAAACGACTGGCGGCGATGATCTCGTGTGTTTTCACGGAAGTATCCATCGATATGTTGGCGGGTCTACGCCCACTGGAGAAACTACATAAACATTATGGGGTGATCACCCTTGAATCATTCGGTTTAAAAGAATATCCATTGGCGGCGGAGGCAGCCGGTGTACTGCTCGCATATCTTGAGTCGACACAAAAGAGGGAGCTGCCTCATATTAAACCGCCACAATATTTGGTAACGGCAGAGACGATGACAATCGATTCGTTCTCTCGTCGAAACTTGGAATTGGTCGAATCACTCAGAGAGAAGAGCAAAACAGGTTCTCTTCTCTGGTTGCTCGATGAGACGGTCACGGCGATGGGCGGACGTTTATTGAAACGCTGGATCGAACGTCCGCTGGCTGTCAAACAGGGAATCGAAGAACGCCTCGACGCCGTGGAAGAATGGGTGCAGGAGTTACTGGTACGCGAAGATATCCGCGCGCTTTTGGATCAGGTCTATGATTTGGAAAGACTGATCGGCAGGGTGGCCTATGGATCGGCGAATGCACGCGATCTCTTGGCGATTCGTTCCTCACTGGCCGTGCTGCCTGACGTGAAGAACTGCCTTGAGAGAAGCCGATCCACCTTGTTACTCCGTTTGTCCGCCCGGATTCCCGACCTGTCTTCTCTGGTGGAATTGATTGAACGCGCCATCGTGGAGGAACCGCCCGTGTCGATTCGCGAAGGCGGACTGATCAAAGAGGGATTCGATGCGCGCTTGGATGAATACAAGATAGCCAGTCGAGATGGAAAACGTTGGATTGCCGAATTGGAACAGAGAGAACGGGAAAAAACCGGCATCAAATCGTTGAAAGTCGGGTATAATAAAGTTTTTGGCTATTACTTGGAAGTTTCCAAAGCGAATCTCTCACTCGTTCCCCCATATTTCGAACGAAAACAAACGTTAGCCAACGGGGAACGGTACATCACGCCCGAATTGAAAGAAAAAGAAGCGTTGATCTTGGAAGCGGAAGAGAAGATGGTGGATCTAGAGTACCAGATTTTTCTTTCTTTACGGGAACGCGTCGAACAATCGCTTCAATCCATCCAAGAAGCAGCGGAGGCGATCGCGGAGATCGATGTGATTCAATCCCTGGCCACGGTAGCCGTCAAGCGGCGATATGTACGACCCGTGATCACGGAAGGAGATCGCCTACTCATCGAGGAAGGACGCCATCCTGTCGTCGAAGCGATGCAAAACGACGAACCGTTTGTCCCCAATGACACGCTTCTGGATTGTGACGAGAACCAGATCGCTTTGATCACAGGCCCTAACATGGCAGGGAAATCGACGTACATGCGGCAGGTCGCTCTGCTTGTGATCATGGCTCAGATCGGTTCGTTTGTACCGGCAAGGAGGGCGGAAGTTGGCATCGTCGATCGGGTGTTCACGCGCATCGGTGCGTCCGACAATCTGGCAGGAGGCCAATCGACATTCATGGTGGAGATGGTCGAGTTGGCGAATATCTTGCATCACGCGACACGTCGATCTCTCATCATCTTGGATGAAATCGGACGGGGGACGAGTACGTTCGACGGAATGTCGATCGCGCAGGCGGTGATCGAGTATTTGCACCATTCCCCGAAAGTGGGGGCGAAAACCATGTTTGCCACCCACTATCACGAATTGACAAAACTTGCCGAGACGTATCGGGGCGTGCGCAATTATTCCACTCATGTGCAGGAAAAGGATGATACGATCGTCTTCTTGCGCAAGATCTTGCCCGAACCTGCCGACCGCAGTTACGGAATCCAAGTGGCCAAGTTAGCGGGCCTTCCCCGGGAGGTTCTCGACCGTGCGCAAGAGATTCTCCAAGTTCTTCAGGAGGAGGGCGCGCAATCGGCCAGGGAAACGGCTGCGGCCAAGGCAGGTGAGGCGGTTTTTGAAGATGCGTCGCTTCCGTCCGGTGAAACACTGATCAAAGAAACGCAAAACGATGCGAGTCTTCCAATTTCTGTGAAGAGGACGGTATCGGACGGTGATGCGATCAGAGAAGCGGGTTCCGCTGATCGAGAGCAGGAAGCTGTTCAGTTGTCATTGTTCTCCGATTCCGGACGTGCTTCCGAAATCGTGGATGAGTTAAAACGGTTAAATTTGATGCAAATGACGCCACTCGATGCGATGAATACGTTGTTCCGCTTGCAGAAAATGGCATTTGAGGAGTGA
- the mutL gene encoding DNA mismatch repair endonuclease MutL, giving the protein MGKIQVMSELLANKIAAGEVVERPASVVKELLENAIDAGANEIAIEVEQGGLDLIRVTDNGCGMDRDDVVLAFERHATSKIREDKDLFRIRTLGFRGEALPSIAAVSRVDVRTRTPDQVDGTKLRIEGGKIVEQEVAAAKTGTEITVRDIFFNTPARLKYLKSIQTELGHIIDTVQRLALAHPEISFQFRHNGHSLLYTPGDGKLLHVVAAIYGREIAKQMMVIQWEDADYKIEGLASYPEVTRANRHHCTFFVNGRYIRSYSLVRAVQEAYHTRLPINRFPICVVHLEMDPTLVDVNVHPTKLEVRFSEEKDVAERVQAAIRQALDKGTFIPKASVKQREKERGVQVEMSLSEKRETEPIHKVVRPLFSRSEAPRTENPYQAEKLREAAVELYRPIDAGDGGKERAFEQRDRVKGSNMNEGQPEYPPAGNHVDQDRPSERNETLSSQIRSHPLEREDARVPRFRAVAQVLGMYVIAQNEHGMYIIDQHAAHEKILFEKFSRKVAERKVNPLPLLVPLTVEVTPAEAETLATHLSYLRDCQIEVERFGGTTFLVRTVPDLWEGLDAARLTLELIDELLQGKFTNPRESIENLVITKSCKSAIKANQWLSMPEMQALCDQLQELENPFHCPHGRPIIIEMTRYDLEKMFKRVM; this is encoded by the coding sequence ATGGGGAAAATTCAAGTCATGAGCGAACTCCTGGCCAATAAGATTGCTGCGGGCGAAGTGGTGGAACGCCCTGCTTCCGTGGTCAAAGAATTACTGGAAAACGCAATTGACGCGGGGGCGAATGAGATTGCGATCGAGGTGGAACAAGGCGGTCTTGACCTCATTCGCGTCACTGATAACGGATGCGGGATGGATCGGGATGATGTTGTTCTTGCATTTGAACGTCATGCAACTTCGAAAATCCGCGAGGACAAAGACCTCTTCCGCATACGCACGCTTGGCTTTCGCGGAGAAGCTCTTCCTTCGATCGCCGCAGTATCCCGTGTGGATGTGCGTACGCGGACACCTGATCAAGTGGACGGTACGAAACTGAGGATCGAAGGCGGGAAGATCGTCGAACAAGAAGTCGCAGCCGCAAAAACAGGTACAGAAATCACCGTCCGAGATATTTTTTTCAACACGCCTGCACGACTCAAATATTTGAAATCGATACAAACCGAATTGGGACACATCATTGACACGGTACAGAGGCTTGCGCTTGCACACCCGGAAATCTCGTTTCAGTTCAGGCATAACGGTCATTCATTGCTCTATACACCGGGAGATGGTAAGCTTTTACATGTAGTGGCGGCGATCTACGGACGGGAGATCGCAAAACAGATGATGGTTATTCAGTGGGAAGACGCCGATTACAAAATCGAAGGGCTCGCTTCTTATCCTGAAGTCACGCGGGCGAACCGCCATCATTGCACGTTCTTTGTTAACGGGCGTTATATCCGTAGTTATTCGCTGGTGAGAGCCGTACAGGAAGCCTATCATACACGACTGCCGATCAATCGCTTTCCAATCTGTGTGGTTCATCTTGAAATGGATCCGACTCTGGTCGATGTCAATGTCCATCCGACAAAACTGGAAGTTCGTTTCTCCGAAGAAAAAGATGTGGCGGAGCGTGTGCAGGCGGCGATCCGACAGGCGCTTGACAAGGGGACGTTTATCCCCAAAGCGTCAGTAAAGCAACGGGAAAAAGAGCGAGGCGTACAGGTTGAAATGTCTTTGAGCGAAAAAAGAGAGACTGAACCCATTCATAAAGTTGTGCGCCCCCTTTTTTCGAGGTCTGAGGCACCGAGAACTGAGAATCCATATCAAGCTGAGAAACTTCGTGAAGCGGCAGTTGAATTGTACCGGCCTATCGATGCAGGCGATGGAGGAAAAGAGAGGGCATTCGAACAGAGGGATCGGGTGAAAGGATCAAACATGAATGAAGGTCAACCGGAATATCCGCCCGCTGGGAATCATGTCGATCAGGACAGACCTTCTGAACGGAACGAAACTTTGTCATCCCAGATTCGCAGTCATCCGTTGGAACGTGAGGATGCGCGTGTTCCGCGTTTTCGAGCAGTAGCTCAGGTTTTGGGAATGTATGTGATCGCACAGAATGAACATGGGATGTATATCATCGACCAGCATGCTGCCCATGAAAAGATCTTGTTCGAAAAATTTTCCCGCAAAGTAGCGGAACGGAAAGTGAATCCTTTACCTTTATTGGTACCATTGACCGTGGAAGTGACGCCCGCTGAAGCGGAGACGTTGGCGACCCATCTTTCTTATTTGAGGGATTGTCAAATCGAGGTGGAGCGGTTTGGCGGAACAACGTTCCTGGTGAGGACCGTTCCTGATTTGTGGGAAGGGCTCGACGCTGCGCGGCTCACACTGGAATTGATTGATGAACTGTTGCAAGGGAAATTTACAAACCCGCGCGAATCGATCGAGAATCTGGTCATCACCAAGTCATGCAAGTCGGCGATCAAGGCGAATCAATGGCTGTCCATGCCAGAAATGCAGGCCCTCTGCGATCAGTTGCAGGAACTGGAAAATCCGTTTCATTGCCCGCACGGTCGGCCGATCATCATCGAAATGACGCGTTATGACCTCGAGAAAATGTTTAAAAGGGTGATGTGA
- a CDS encoding class I SAM-dependent methyltransferase → MGETLYTTTAQSQKPEQVNLARHFAELLHGCYVERGNRSIETLLHELGTDMLLVCGERVTLYRDKQEFFFHPSMAVVRIKRLLSGDHDVLIEQSGVQPGDTVVDCTLGLGADAIVFSHAVGKTGRVIGVEANPILAALVRYGMQTEVTTIPEVDAAMRRIHVHQGDHWAFLQSLPDRSVDIVYFDPMFRKTVQDSASIAPLRVIAERAPLRMEAIEEAKRVARKAVVLKERRKSGEFQRLGFPPPERRSGSVTYAKIELT, encoded by the coding sequence ATGGGTGAGACACTATATACGACGACCGCACAAAGCCAAAAGCCGGAGCAAGTGAACCTCGCCAGACATTTTGCCGAGCTCCTTCACGGATGTTATGTGGAACGCGGGAACCGTTCGATCGAAACATTGTTACATGAACTAGGAACGGACATGCTCCTGGTTTGCGGAGAGAGGGTCACGTTGTATAGAGACAAGCAAGAGTTCTTTTTTCACCCGTCGATGGCGGTCGTTCGTATCAAGCGTCTACTTTCCGGTGATCATGACGTGTTGATCGAGCAATCAGGTGTACAGCCTGGTGATACGGTTGTGGATTGCACACTCGGTCTGGGGGCCGATGCGATCGTATTCTCTCATGCGGTAGGGAAAACGGGACGGGTGATCGGAGTGGAAGCGAATCCGATCCTGGCCGCACTCGTTCGCTACGGGATGCAGACGGAGGTGACAACGATACCTGAAGTGGATGCGGCCATGCGAAGAATTCATGTGCATCAAGGGGATCATTGGGCGTTTCTGCAATCATTGCCGGATCGTTCGGTCGATATCGTTTATTTTGACCCTATGTTTCGCAAAACCGTACAAGACTCAGCCTCGATCGCCCCTTTGCGTGTGATCGCCGAGAGAGCCCCTCTACGCATGGAGGCGATAGAAGAGGCGAAACGAGTGGCTAGGAAGGCGGTCGTTTTGAAAGAAAGACGCAAGAGCGGCGAGTTTCAGCGCCTCGGATTCCCGCCTCCCGAGCGCCGCTCGGGCTCTGTTACATACGCGAAAATCGAATTGACATAG
- the miaA gene encoding tRNA (adenosine(37)-N6)-dimethylallyltransferase MiaA, with the protein MEKKPRLLIVVGPTAVGKTRLGVELANRWNGEVISADSMQIYRGMDIGTAKITKEEAQGIPHWGIDLVDPDQPFTVADYQEYAEAKIREIDARGKLPILVGGTGLYVRSITDYLDFTEAAVDLSYRQALQKEAEEKGVTHLHDKLAHVDPVTAKRLHPNDVKRVIRALEVYHLTGKPMSEAYEEAPEEPKYRMVMIGLTIQDRELLYERINQRVDLMIDQGLVNEVKRLLQKGYHKGLTSMQAIGYKEIISYIEGMMTLEEAIEEVKRGTRRFAKRQLSWFRREKRIHWFDVLQKKQDEIHKEITQMMAGIL; encoded by the coding sequence ATGGAAAAGAAACCTCGTCTGCTCATCGTTGTCGGACCGACAGCTGTCGGGAAGACACGACTGGGAGTCGAACTCGCGAATCGTTGGAACGGTGAAGTGATTTCAGCCGATTCCATGCAGATCTACCGGGGCATGGATATCGGCACAGCTAAAATCACCAAAGAGGAAGCGCAGGGAATTCCTCACTGGGGAATCGATCTTGTAGATCCCGACCAGCCGTTTACGGTCGCTGATTATCAGGAATATGCGGAAGCGAAGATCAGGGAAATCGATGCTCGCGGAAAGCTCCCGATCCTTGTCGGCGGAACGGGTCTGTATGTCCGTTCGATCACGGATTATCTCGACTTTACGGAAGCCGCCGTGGATCTTTCTTATCGCCAAGCATTGCAGAAAGAAGCGGAAGAAAAGGGAGTCACCCATCTTCACGACAAACTCGCTCATGTCGACCCGGTGACAGCCAAAAGGCTTCATCCGAATGATGTAAAACGCGTGATCCGGGCTTTGGAAGTCTATCATCTAACGGGAAAACCGATGTCAGAAGCGTATGAAGAAGCGCCGGAAGAACCAAAATACAGGATGGTGATGATTGGATTGACCATCCAGGATCGCGAACTTTTGTATGAACGAATCAATCAGCGAGTCGATCTCATGATCGATCAGGGATTGGTGAATGAGGTGAAGAGGTTGTTACAGAAAGGGTATCATAAGGGTCTGACTTCCATGCAAGCGATCGGTTACAAAGAGATCATTTCATACATAGAAGGAATGATGACGCTGGAAGAGGCCATCGAGGAGGTTAAACGCGGAACAAGGCGGTTCGCCAAGCGGCAACTTTCATGGTTTCGCCGGGAGAAACGCATTCACTGGTTCGATGTTCTACAAAAGAAACAGGATGAGATTCACAAAGAAATTACACAAATGATGGCAGGAATTTTATAA
- the hfq gene encoding RNA chaperone Hfq: MGEKLVTKQAINIQDNFLNSIRRENIPVIIYLVNGFQIRGVVKAFDNFTIIVESEGKQQMVYKHAISTFTPMRNVNLSAES; the protein is encoded by the coding sequence ATGGGGGAAAAGCTCGTGACAAAACAAGCGATCAATATTCAAGACAATTTCTTAAATTCGATTCGACGGGAAAATATTCCGGTTATCATCTACCTGGTCAACGGTTTTCAGATTCGTGGAGTGGTGAAAGCATTCGATAATTTTACGATCATTGTCGAATCGGAAGGGAAGCAACAGATGGTATATAAGCATGCGATCTCTACTTTTACCCCGATGCGCAATGTGAATCTCTCTGCCGAATCCTGA
- the sspK gene encoding small acid-soluble spore protein K, giving the protein MVRNKDSHFGGPREITDPKAKTEHAPLRSDGTIAPRPRQRMRESGFVKK; this is encoded by the coding sequence ATGGTTCGCAATAAAGACTCCCATTTTGGCGGTCCGCGCGAAATCACCGATCCGAAAGCGAAAACGGAACATGCTCCCTTGCGTTCCGATGGAACGATCGCACCTAGACCTCGTCAACGGATGCGTGAAAGTGGTTTCGTGAAAAAATAA
- a CDS encoding ferredoxin has translation MAKTWVDKDTCIACGACYSTCPDVYEGDDEGYAFVKLPGGLEGFVEVPEEFLQDAMDARDGCPTESVKWED, from the coding sequence ATGGCTAAAACATGGGTTGACAAAGACACATGCATTGCTTGTGGAGCTTGCTATTCCACATGCCCAGATGTTTACGAAGGGGATGACGAAGGGTACGCTTTTGTTAAGCTTCCGGGCGGCTTGGAAGGTTTCGTAGAAGTACCTGAAGAATTCCTTCAAGATGCGATGGATGCTAGAGACGGTTGCCCTACGGAATCCGTTAAATGGGAAGACTAA
- a CDS encoding amino acid permease: protein MNLFRKKSISTLLTQSKSKNSLNKALGPFDLTMLGVGAIIGTGIFVLTGVAAAKHAGPALILSFILSGLACVFAALCYSEFASTVPVSGSAYTYSYATFGELIAWILGWDLILEYGLASSAVASGWSGYFQGLLSGFGIHLPTALTSAYNPVKGTFVDVPAILIVLLITFLLTRGVRESARLNSIMVIIKIAVVLLFIVVGVKFVKPVNWSPFMPFGFHGIATGAATVFFAYIGFDAVSTAAEEVKNPQRSMPIGIIGSLAICTVLYIAVSAILTGIVPYHMLDVKNPVAFALQYVHQDWVAGFISLGAILGITTVLLVMIYGQSRLVYAISRDGLLPKVLSSVNAKTKTPAVGTWITGIIVSLFAGFVPLDKLADLTNFGTLFAFMTVSVGIIVLRKTQPDLQRAFKVPFVPVIPILSILFCAYLLLNLPSTTWIGFCVWFVLGLIVYFTYGHKNSELAQQDLQAHAVNEKVS from the coding sequence ATGAATTTATTTAGAAAAAAATCAATTTCTACTCTCCTAACGCAATCAAAAAGTAAAAATTCACTGAATAAGGCGTTAGGGCCTTTCGATCTCACCATGCTTGGTGTCGGTGCGATCATCGGAACGGGAATCTTCGTTCTGACAGGAGTCGCAGCTGCTAAACACGCCGGACCGGCGCTGATCCTTTCCTTTATTCTTTCCGGTCTCGCCTGTGTGTTCGCCGCTCTTTGCTATTCCGAATTCGCTTCTACCGTCCCAGTTTCCGGAAGCGCTTACACGTACAGTTACGCGACATTCGGAGAACTGATTGCCTGGATTCTGGGATGGGATTTGATTTTGGAATACGGACTGGCGTCTTCAGCAGTTGCCAGCGGTTGGTCAGGTTATTTTCAAGGCTTACTTTCCGGTTTCGGCATACATCTGCCGACAGCGCTTACCAGTGCGTACAATCCAGTAAAGGGAACTTTTGTCGATGTACCTGCTATCTTAATTGTCTTACTAATCACATTTTTGTTAACAAGAGGCGTGCGTGAATCTGCCCGCTTGAACTCCATCATGGTCATCATTAAAATCGCTGTCGTACTGTTGTTTATCGTTGTAGGGGTCAAGTTTGTTAAACCTGTGAACTGGTCTCCATTCATGCCGTTCGGTTTTCACGGAATCGCGACAGGGGCTGCGACTGTATTCTTCGCCTATATCGGTTTCGACGCCGTTTCGACCGCTGCCGAGGAAGTCAAAAACCCTCAACGCAGTATGCCGATCGGTATCATCGGTTCGCTTGCGATCTGTACTGTCCTGTATATTGCAGTATCGGCGATTTTGACGGGTATCGTCCCTTATCACATGCTTGATGTGAAAAACCCAGTCGCATTCGCGTTGCAATACGTTCATCAGGATTGGGTGGCCGGTTTCATCTCGCTCGGAGCGATTCTCGGAATCACGACGGTCTTGTTGGTCATGATCTACGGACAATCACGTCTTGTGTATGCGATTAGCCGTGATGGTTTGCTGCCAAAAGTGCTCTCATCCGTCAACGCGAAGACGAAGACACCTGCGGTCGGTACTTGGATAACAGGGATTATCGTTTCCCTCTTTGCCGGATTTGTTCCTTTGGACAAGCTTGCTGACTTGACCAACTTCGGTACACTTTTCGCTTTCATGACTGTATCCGTAGGTATCATCGTATTGCGCAAAACACAGCCGGATCTGCAGAGAGCTTTTAAGGTGCCGTTTGTGCCCGTGATTCCTATCTTATCCATTCTGTTCTGTGCTTATTTGCTCCTGAACTTGCCAAGCACAACTTGGATCGGTTTCTGTGTTTGGTTTGTACTCGGACTGATCGTCTACTTCACTTACGGACACAAAAACAGTGAACTTGCACAACAGGATCTTCAAGCCCATGCTGTAAACGAAAAAGTCAGTTAA
- a CDS encoding C40 family peptidase, whose product MKGKKLFLSLTLGAVLLAGNAVVSTSVYASAGDSSHTSSYQNQDTTLHSLPHGVKLDRSITPIASLDDDHQTKLDAVLQVAESKLGTPYRWGHNEDRGQYGFDCSNFTAYVYHHALGYKFSGSSRVQARSVGNPVPKSQMRPGDLLIFDGGRHVGIYAGNGRMIQEGGGLGRVGYLSVAPGSYWSKHITAVKRMF is encoded by the coding sequence ATGAAAGGAAAAAAGCTTTTCCTCTCTCTTACTTTGGGAGCTGTTTTGCTCGCGGGTAACGCTGTCGTCTCCACATCTGTGTATGCTTCTGCAGGTGATTCGTCTCATACGTCTTCCTACCAAAACCAGGATACAACTTTGCATTCGTTGCCGCACGGTGTGAAGTTGGATCGTTCCATCACTCCTATTGCTTCTCTGGATGATGACCATCAGACGAAGTTAGATGCGGTGTTACAAGTAGCCGAAAGCAAATTAGGAACTCCTTACCGGTGGGGTCATAATGAAGACCGTGGACAGTATGGCTTCGACTGCTCCAATTTCACCGCATATGTATATCATCATGCATTGGGGTACAAGTTCTCCGGATCGAGCCGTGTACAAGCCCGTTCCGTTGGGAATCCAGTACCCAAGAGCCAGATGCGTCCGGGTGATTTGCTCATTTTTGACGGAGGAAGGCATGTGGGGATTTATGCAGGAAACGGTCGTATGATACAAGAGGGTGGTGGCCTTGGTCGAGTAGGATATCTGAGTGTCGCACCCGGATCCTATTGGAGCAAACACATCACCGCTGTGAAACGCATGTTCTAA
- a CDS encoding DGQHR domain-containing protein, translating to MVTIEHVIRSEQKGRITYQGNLLSHHADALSTIPLYNHPDGTGYQRPFDSTRALSYANYLEQKDACLTPVILNADGKWSFQPYDENHPDYGRLICMGPARVIDGQHRLGGIDKYHRILKNEEVLPVPFLAFHVLYPDEEVSIFDTINTNQVGLTKSLLVYLKRDKEDFARLAIDLAESKDSPFYNLVVVVTKKSTERPFTLDHLKRACELLIKGGPLEELSLEQKRTAIIVYFREISRVFEEAWTSKTAFKLRSVMGLMSCAAVGHNILEAAWDPRNQWIDEGEVKRMVWKLHTFDWSRTGPLRYASGIPGQRYVYQVLKHMIFDVPVKTQPPAERPKFNIGIQVS from the coding sequence ATGGTAACGATTGAACACGTGATTCGATCAGAACAAAAAGGACGCATCACTTACCAAGGCAATCTGCTTTCTCATCATGCGGACGCACTTTCCACAATCCCCCTGTACAATCATCCCGATGGAACCGGTTATCAACGCCCATTTGATAGCACAAGGGCGCTTTCGTACGCCAATTACTTAGAACAAAAGGACGCATGTTTAACCCCAGTCATTTTAAACGCTGATGGTAAATGGAGCTTCCAACCATACGACGAGAACCATCCTGATTACGGTCGGTTGATCTGCATGGGACCCGCACGCGTGATTGACGGCCAGCATCGCTTGGGAGGGATCGACAAATATCATCGGATTCTTAAAAATGAAGAAGTGCTACCCGTTCCTTTTCTGGCTTTTCATGTTTTGTATCCGGATGAGGAAGTATCGATCTTTGACACGATCAACACCAACCAAGTCGGGCTCACGAAATCGCTTCTCGTGTATTTAAAAAGGGACAAAGAAGATTTTGCCCGCCTGGCCATCGATCTTGCGGAAAGCAAAGATTCACCTTTTTATAACCTAGTCGTTGTTGTTACCAAAAAGAGCACAGAGCGTCCATTCACGTTGGATCATCTAAAGAGAGCTTGTGAACTCCTCATTAAAGGAGGGCCCCTAGAAGAGCTTAGCCTGGAACAAAAAAGAACGGCGATCATCGTATACTTTCGGGAGATCAGCCGTGTATTTGAAGAGGCGTGGACTTCCAAAACCGCTTTTAAACTTCGCAGTGTGATGGGTCTGATGAGTTGTGCCGCCGTGGGGCATAACATTTTGGAAGCCGCTTGGGATCCCCGTAATCAATGGATTGACGAGGGGGAAGTCAAACGGATGGTGTGGAAACTGCATACGTTCGACTGGTCGAGGACAGGTCCGCTGCGTTACGCATCAGGCATTCCGGGACAACGTTACGTATATCAAGTACTTAAACATATGATCTTTGACGTTCCTGTCAAAACACAACCACCTGCTGAAAGACCCAAGTTTAATATCGGCATACAAGTGAGCTGA
- a CDS encoding TetR/AcrR family transcriptional regulator codes for MPRTEEANQRLREAQRAKILDAARKVFARKGWAATMADIAAAAEISQGLAYRYFANKEAIFNEVVKQAVQSGYSRLQRILEMPGTPGERLELLVSRVFENRRERLEFFQLIVQAFQDEATPEDLRDLLRMQSQTFQDVMRQLIVEGQATGEVADGDPDQLVLAVIACLNGLSSLALRLPEKFKNHFPEPRIIMRMLKP; via the coding sequence ATGCCACGAACAGAAGAAGCGAATCAACGTCTTCGTGAAGCGCAACGTGCGAAGATTCTGGATGCCGCAAGGAAGGTCTTTGCTCGCAAAGGCTGGGCAGCTACTATGGCTGACATTGCCGCTGCCGCCGAGATCAGCCAGGGGCTGGCCTATCGTTATTTTGCCAACAAGGAGGCAATTTTTAACGAGGTGGTCAAACAGGCCGTGCAATCCGGTTATTCGAGACTGCAACGCATTCTAGAGATGCCGGGTACACCAGGGGAACGGCTTGAACTTTTGGTTTCAAGGGTATTCGAAAATAGGCGTGAACGGCTTGAATTCTTTCAGTTGATCGTTCAGGCATTTCAGGATGAGGCGACGCCGGAGGACCTCCGTGATCTTCTACGCATGCAGAGCCAGACCTTTCAAGACGTGATGAGGCAACTGATCGTCGAAGGCCAGGCAACCGGAGAGGTCGCCGATGGCGATCCAGACCAACTCGTATTAGCCGTTATTGCGTGTCTTAACGGTTTATCCAGTTTGGCTTTACGCCTTCCCGAGAAGTTCAAAAACCATTTTCCTGAACCTCGAATTATCATGCGGATGCTCAAACCATAG